Proteins co-encoded in one Anser cygnoides isolate HZ-2024a breed goose unplaced genomic scaffold, Taihu_goose_T2T_genome scaffold_43_1, whole genome shotgun sequence genomic window:
- the LOC136789201 gene encoding transmembrane protein 179B-like isoform X4 encodes MAVSVPWLLGLALHGAVFLCGIVCASALTVAQGEFGGQCLLYGAVSWNGTALVPRSFSRVSLCYFVSAVSVVVALCCFAVLLYSCCADEPHRSRACRTFTLVVATVILLFLLVSACILRAGMDVLCASIVHTKQLASCQEAEHKPWVSYSPSRFYSNLYSAQVSRFSRPYGFAERGVEFISHVRTWSRFSSTSRASRSGISSCRLSSRERGRPGPAAWPGLRANGLELSWTCPGAAVQAPHPRISKAVSCSRTWPPLSL; translated from the exons ATGGCGGTGTCTGTCCcgtggctgctggggctggccctcCATGGGGCCGTGTTCCTCTGCGGCATCGTCTGCGCTTCGGCTCTCACCGTGGCGCAg GGAGAGTTCGGGGGCCAGTGCCTACTCTACGGCGCCGTGAGCTGGAACGGGACTGCGCTGGTGCCCAGGTCCTTCAGCCGCGTCTCCCTCTGCTACTTCGTCTCGGCTGTCTCCGTCGTGGTAGCCCTGTGCTGCTTCGCGGTGCTCCTCTACAGCTGCTGCGCAGATGAGCCTCATCG GAGCCGTGCGTGCCGCACCTTCACCCTGGTCGTGGCTACtgtcatcctcctcttcctcctcgtctcAGCCTGCATCCTCCGCGCAGGAATGGACGTTCTCTGTGCCTCCATCGTGCACACCAAGCAGCTGGCCAG CTGTCAGGAGGCTGAGCACAAGCCATGGGTGTCCTACAGCCCAAGCCGCTTCTACAGCAACCTCTACAGTGCGCAGGTGAGCAG gttcAGCCGTCCATATGGCTTTGCTGAAAGAG gtgtgGAATTCATCAGCCATGTGCGCACGTGGTCCCGTTTCAG CAGCACCTCTCGTGCCTCCAGAAGCGGGATCTCCTCCTGCAG GCTGAGCTCTCGGGAGCGGGGACGCCCCGGCCCAG CCGCCTGGCCCGGACTGAGGGCCAATG GATTGGAGCTGAGCTGGacctgccctggtgctgctgtgcag GCCCCCCACCCGAGGATCTCCAAGGCTGTGTCCTG CTCCAGGACATGGCCACCCCTCAGCCTGTGA
- the LOC136789201 gene encoding transmembrane protein 179B-like isoform X5 — protein MAVSVPWLLGLALHGAVFLCGIVCASALTVAQGEFGGQCLLYGAVSWNGTALVPRSFSRVSLCYFVSAVSVVVALCCFAVLLYSCCADEPHRSRACRTFTLVVATVILLFLLVSACILRAGMDVLCASIVHTKQLASCQEAEHKPWVSYSPSRFYSNLYSAQVSRFSRPYGFAERGVEFISHVRTWSRFSSTSRASRSGISSCSRLARTEGQWIGAELDLPWCCCAGPPPEDLQGCVLLQDMATPQPVKKTTAP, from the exons ATGGCGGTGTCTGTCCcgtggctgctggggctggccctcCATGGGGCCGTGTTCCTCTGCGGCATCGTCTGCGCTTCGGCTCTCACCGTGGCGCAg GGAGAGTTCGGGGGCCAGTGCCTACTCTACGGCGCCGTGAGCTGGAACGGGACTGCGCTGGTGCCCAGGTCCTTCAGCCGCGTCTCCCTCTGCTACTTCGTCTCGGCTGTCTCCGTCGTGGTAGCCCTGTGCTGCTTCGCGGTGCTCCTCTACAGCTGCTGCGCAGATGAGCCTCATCG GAGCCGTGCGTGCCGCACCTTCACCCTGGTCGTGGCTACtgtcatcctcctcttcctcctcgtctcAGCCTGCATCCTCCGCGCAGGAATGGACGTTCTCTGTGCCTCCATCGTGCACACCAAGCAGCTGGCCAG CTGTCAGGAGGCTGAGCACAAGCCATGGGTGTCCTACAGCCCAAGCCGCTTCTACAGCAACCTCTACAGTGCGCAGGTGAGCAG gttcAGCCGTCCATATGGCTTTGCTGAAAGAG gtgtgGAATTCATCAGCCATGTGCGCACGTGGTCCCGTTTCAG CAGCACCTCTCGTGCCTCCAGAAGCGGGATCTCCTCCTGCAG CCGCCTGGCCCGGACTGAGGGCCAATG GATTGGAGCTGAGCTGGacctgccctggtgctgctgtgcag GCCCCCCACCCGAGGATCTCCAAGGCTGTGTCCTG CTCCAGGACATGGCCACCCCTCAGCCTGTGAAGAAGACGACGGCGCCCTGA
- the LOC136789201 gene encoding transmembrane protein 179B-like isoform X3: protein MAVSVPWLLGLALHGAVFLCGIVCASALTVAQGEFGGQCLLYGAVSWNGTALVPRSFSRVSLCYFVSAVSVVVALCCFAVLLYSCCADEPHRSRACRTFTLVVATVILLFLLVSACILRAGMDVLCASIVHTKQLASCQEAEHKPWVSYSPSRFYSNLYSAQVSRFSRPYGFAERGVEFISHVRTWSRFRLSSRERGRPGPAAWPGLRANGLELSWTCPGAAVQGDSRGLRSPQMRCGGSSGVEAPHPRISKAVSCSRTWPPLSL from the exons ATGGCGGTGTCTGTCCcgtggctgctggggctggccctcCATGGGGCCGTGTTCCTCTGCGGCATCGTCTGCGCTTCGGCTCTCACCGTGGCGCAg GGAGAGTTCGGGGGCCAGTGCCTACTCTACGGCGCCGTGAGCTGGAACGGGACTGCGCTGGTGCCCAGGTCCTTCAGCCGCGTCTCCCTCTGCTACTTCGTCTCGGCTGTCTCCGTCGTGGTAGCCCTGTGCTGCTTCGCGGTGCTCCTCTACAGCTGCTGCGCAGATGAGCCTCATCG GAGCCGTGCGTGCCGCACCTTCACCCTGGTCGTGGCTACtgtcatcctcctcttcctcctcgtctcAGCCTGCATCCTCCGCGCAGGAATGGACGTTCTCTGTGCCTCCATCGTGCACACCAAGCAGCTGGCCAG CTGTCAGGAGGCTGAGCACAAGCCATGGGTGTCCTACAGCCCAAGCCGCTTCTACAGCAACCTCTACAGTGCGCAGGTGAGCAG gttcAGCCGTCCATATGGCTTTGCTGAAAGAG gtgtgGAATTCATCAGCCATGTGCGCACGTGGTCCCGTTTCAG GCTGAGCTCTCGGGAGCGGGGACGCCCCGGCCCAG CCGCCTGGCCCGGACTGAGGGCCAATG GATTGGAGCTGAGCTGGacctgccctggtgctgctgtgcag GGTGACAGCAGGGGGCTGAGGAGCCCCCAGATGCGGTGCGGGGGGAGCTCGGGGGTTGAG GCCCCCCACCCGAGGATCTCCAAGGCTGTGTCCTG CTCCAGGACATGGCCACCCCTCAGCCTGTGA
- the LOC136789201 gene encoding transmembrane protein 179B-like isoform X6, translating to MAVSVPWLLGLALHGAVFLCGIVCASALTVAQGEFGGQCLLYGAVSWNGTALVPRSFSRVSLCYFVSAVSVVVALCCFAVLLYSCCADEPHRSRACRTFTLVVATVILLFLLVSACILRAGMDVLCASIVHTKQLASCQEAEHKPWVSYSPSRFYSNLYSAQVSRFSRPYGFAERGVEFISHVRTWSRFSTSRASRSGISSCSRLARTEGQWIGAELDLPWCCCAGPPPEDLQGCVLLQDMATPQPVKKTTAP from the exons ATGGCGGTGTCTGTCCcgtggctgctggggctggccctcCATGGGGCCGTGTTCCTCTGCGGCATCGTCTGCGCTTCGGCTCTCACCGTGGCGCAg GGAGAGTTCGGGGGCCAGTGCCTACTCTACGGCGCCGTGAGCTGGAACGGGACTGCGCTGGTGCCCAGGTCCTTCAGCCGCGTCTCCCTCTGCTACTTCGTCTCGGCTGTCTCCGTCGTGGTAGCCCTGTGCTGCTTCGCGGTGCTCCTCTACAGCTGCTGCGCAGATGAGCCTCATCG GAGCCGTGCGTGCCGCACCTTCACCCTGGTCGTGGCTACtgtcatcctcctcttcctcctcgtctcAGCCTGCATCCTCCGCGCAGGAATGGACGTTCTCTGTGCCTCCATCGTGCACACCAAGCAGCTGGCCAG CTGTCAGGAGGCTGAGCACAAGCCATGGGTGTCCTACAGCCCAAGCCGCTTCTACAGCAACCTCTACAGTGCGCAGGTGAGCAG gttcAGCCGTCCATATGGCTTTGCTGAAAGAG gtgtgGAATTCATCAGCCATGTGCGCACGTGGTCCCGTTTCAG CACCTCTCGTGCCTCCAGAAGCGGGATCTCCTCCTGCAG CCGCCTGGCCCGGACTGAGGGCCAATG GATTGGAGCTGAGCTGGacctgccctggtgctgctgtgcag GCCCCCCACCCGAGGATCTCCAAGGCTGTGTCCTG CTCCAGGACATGGCCACCCCTCAGCCTGTGAAGAAGACGACGGCGCCCTGA
- the LOC136789246 gene encoding WD repeat-containing protein 74-like has translation MAAPARWSHVWVGAETGALKGVNLQKKQATNYTGGGALSRGEGVCALCWGDAAETEVLVGCLDRSVKLFSTEKGKFTETRLCPGGDGAFCGLAVHGSTLITCVESGLLKVWRDDAAENLELQAGAGLCRMRQDPARPHRVGTGGKENALKVWDLHRPEEPVFRAKNVRNDWLDLRVPVWDRDLQFLPGSDKVVTCTAHRQVRLYDPSTPQRRPVLETTFSESPLTALSLAPGATSVVVGSARGEVAVIDLRQGRVLKCLKGFAGSVRGLQCHPSLPLVASCGLDRFLRVHDLDDKQLRHKVYLKSRLNCLLLSSHQDWEAQEAPAAPAEVKEEEEGDALWDSMETVPTQPPDPEAGRGKRAKKRKSSGP, from the exons ATGGCGGCCCCCGCGCGGTGGAGCCACGTGTGGGTGGGGGCCGAGACCGGAGCGCTTAAag GCGTGAACCTGCAGAAGAAGCAGGCCACCAACTAcaccggcggcggggcgctgaGCCGCGGGGAGGGCGTCTGCGCCCTTTGCTGGGGGGACGCCGCCGAGACCGAG GTCCTGGTGGGGTGCCTGGACCGCTCGGTGAAGCTGTTCAGCACTGAGAAGGGGAAGTTCACCGAGACCCGGCTGTGCCCCGGCGGGGACGGCGCCTTCTGTGGCCTGGCGGTTCATGGCAG CACCCTGATCACCTGCGTCGAGTCGGGGCTCCTCAAGGTGTGGCGTGACGACGCGGCCGAGAAT ctggagctgcaggcgGGCGCGGGGCTGTGCCGCATGCGCCAGGATCCGGCCCGGCCTCACCGCGTGGGCACCGGCGGGAAGGAGAACGCCCTCAAAGTCTGGGACCTGCATCGCCCGGAGGAGCCCGTCTTCCGTGCCAAGAAC GTCAGGAACGACTGGCTCGACCTCCGCGTCCCCGTCTGGGACCGCGACCTCCAATTCCTGCCAGGATCCGACAAGGTGGTTACGTGCACTGCGCACCGCCAG GTGCGGCTCTAcgaccccagcaccccacagcgGCGTCCGGTGCTGGAGACCACCTTCAGCGAGTCCCCGCTTACCGCGCTCTCCCTCGCACCTGGAGCCAC CTCCGTCGTGGTGGGCAGCGCTCGTGGGGAGGTGGCTGTCATTGATCTGCGCCAAG GGCGGGTGCTGAAGTGCCTGAAGGGCTTCGCGGGCAGCGTGCGGGGGCTGCAGTGCCACCCGTCCCTCCCCCTCGTGGCCTCCTGCGGCCTCGACCGTTTCCTTCGCGTCCATGACCTGGACGACAAGCAGCTGCGCCACAAG GTCTATCTGAAATCCCGCCTGAactgcctgctgctgagcagccacCAGGACTGGGAG GCCCAGGAAGCGCCGGCCGCGCCAGCTGAagtgaaggaggaagaggagggcgaCGCGCTCTGGGATTCGATGGAGACCGTCCCCACGCAGCCGCCGGACCCCGAGGCCGGCCGGGGCAAACGTGCCAAGAAGCGGAAGAGCTCTGGgccgtga
- the LOC136789201 gene encoding transmembrane protein 179B-like isoform X2: MAVSVPWLLGLALHGAVFLCGIVCASALTVAQGEFGGQCLLYGAVSWNGTALVPRSFSRVSLCYFVSAVSVVVALCCFAVLLYSCCADEPHRSRACRTFTLVVATVILLFLLVSACILRAGMDVLCASIVHTKQLASCQEAEHKPWVSYSPSRFYSNLYSAQVSRFSRPYGFAERGVEFISHVRTWSRFSTSRASRSGISSCRLSSRERGRPGPAAWPGLRANGLELSWTCPGAAVQGDSRGLRSPQMRCGGSSGVEAPHPRISKAVSCSRTWPPLSL, translated from the exons ATGGCGGTGTCTGTCCcgtggctgctggggctggccctcCATGGGGCCGTGTTCCTCTGCGGCATCGTCTGCGCTTCGGCTCTCACCGTGGCGCAg GGAGAGTTCGGGGGCCAGTGCCTACTCTACGGCGCCGTGAGCTGGAACGGGACTGCGCTGGTGCCCAGGTCCTTCAGCCGCGTCTCCCTCTGCTACTTCGTCTCGGCTGTCTCCGTCGTGGTAGCCCTGTGCTGCTTCGCGGTGCTCCTCTACAGCTGCTGCGCAGATGAGCCTCATCG GAGCCGTGCGTGCCGCACCTTCACCCTGGTCGTGGCTACtgtcatcctcctcttcctcctcgtctcAGCCTGCATCCTCCGCGCAGGAATGGACGTTCTCTGTGCCTCCATCGTGCACACCAAGCAGCTGGCCAG CTGTCAGGAGGCTGAGCACAAGCCATGGGTGTCCTACAGCCCAAGCCGCTTCTACAGCAACCTCTACAGTGCGCAGGTGAGCAG gttcAGCCGTCCATATGGCTTTGCTGAAAGAG gtgtgGAATTCATCAGCCATGTGCGCACGTGGTCCCGTTTCAG CACCTCTCGTGCCTCCAGAAGCGGGATCTCCTCCTGCAG GCTGAGCTCTCGGGAGCGGGGACGCCCCGGCCCAG CCGCCTGGCCCGGACTGAGGGCCAATG GATTGGAGCTGAGCTGGacctgccctggtgctgctgtgcag GGTGACAGCAGGGGGCTGAGGAGCCCCCAGATGCGGTGCGGGGGGAGCTCGGGGGTTGAG GCCCCCCACCCGAGGATCTCCAAGGCTGTGTCCTG CTCCAGGACATGGCCACCCCTCAGCCTGTGA
- the LOC125181582 gene encoding TAF6-like RNA polymerase II p300/CBP-associated factor-associated factor 65 kDa subunit 6L, with the protein MAEREERRFVELPRESVRLMAESAGVELSDEVAALLAEDVCYRLREATQNSSQFMKHTRRRKLTVEDFNRALRWSNVEAVCGYGSQDALPFRAIKEGELYFQEDREVNLVELALATNIPKGCAETAVRVHVSYLDGKGNLEPQGAVPSAVSTLTDDLLKYYQHVTRAVLGDDPQLMKVALQDLQSNSKIAALLPYFVYVVSGVKSVSHDLEQLNRLLHIARSLIQNPYLCLGSYVRSLISSVMYCTLEPLAASINPLNDHWTLRDYAAMLLSRIFWTHGDLVSGLYHQILLSLQKVLADPVRPLCSHYGAVVGLHALGWKAVERVLYPHLSTYWANLQAVLDDYSVSNAQVKADGHKVYGAILVAVERLLKMKAQQAAGQQPEGSPRHSPRPDPPAEAGLGLGRPLLQLGGGGGPSAALTPPALSLHDMYRELYDFFGDSLAARFGTGLRPPAPLPPPPGTPEKEPLAFGGEGAARKMPQLTASAAASPPEEESPRPALHRSTSLPRARGAARQPGHRPGARDVFQKCRFAPRGAPRFSFVIAGRQAGRRCRGRLFQTSFPQHHGPGHVSRYAQKLPMIGRTARPARRWARAEYSLHLLL; encoded by the exons ATGGCGGAGCGGGAGGAGCGGCGCTTCGTGGAGCTGCCCCGGGAGTCGGTGCGGCTGATGGCGGAGAGCGCCGGCGTGGAGCTCAGCGACGAGGTGGCGGCGCTGCTGGCCGAGGACGTCTGCTACCGGCTGCGGGAGGCCACGCAG AACAGCTCGCAGTTCATGAAGCACACGAGGCGGCGCAAGCTCACCGTGGAGGATTTCAACCGGGCGCTGCGCTGGAGCAACGTGGAG GCCGTGTGTGGCTACGGCTCCCAGGACGCGCTGCCTTTCCGGGCCATCAAGGAGGGCGAGCTGTACTTCCAGGAGGACCGGGAGGTCAACCTGGTGGAGCTGGCCCTGGCCACCAACATCCCCAAGGGCTGCGCCGAGACGGCTGTGCGAG TGCACGTGTCCTACCTGGATGGCAAAGGCAACCTGGAGCCGCAGGGAGCCG TGCCCAGCGCCGTCTCCACGCTGACCGACGACTTGCTCAAGTACTACCAGCACGTCACacgggctgtgctgggggatgACCCCCAGCTAATGAAG GTGGCCCTGCAGGACCTCCAGAGCAACTCCAAGATCGCTGCCCTTCTGCCCTACTTTGTCTACGTGGTCAGCGGG gTGAAGTCGGTGAGCCACGACCTGGAGCAGCTGAACCGGCTGCTGCACATCGCCCGCAGCCTGATCCAGAACCCCTACCTCTGCCTGGGCTCCTACGTCCGCAGCCTCATCAGCAGCGTCATGTACTGCACCCTGGAGCCCCTGGCCGCCTCCATCAACCCCCTCAACGACCACTGGACGCTGCGCGACTACGCCGCCATGCTGCTCAGCCGCATTTTCTG GACCCACGGCGATCTGGTGAGCGGCCTCTACCACCAgattctcctctccctccagaAAGTGCTGGCCGACCCCGTGCGCCCTCTCTGCTCCCACTACGGCGCCGTGGTGGGGCTGCACGCCCTGGGCTGGAAG gcagTGGAGCGTGTCCTCTACCCGCACCTCTCCACCTACTGGGCCAACCTGCAGGCCGTGCTGGATGATTACTCGGTCTCCAACGCCCAGGTGAAGGCGGACGGGCACAAAGTTTACGGTGCCATCTTG GTGGCTGTCGAGCGGCTGCTGAAGATGAAGGCCCAGCAGGCGGCCGGCCAGCAGCCGGAGGGCTCCCCGCGGCACAGCCCCAGGCCGGACCCCCCGGCCGAGGCGGGTTTGGGCCTGGGCcggcccctgctgcagctggggggcgGCGGTGGCCCCTCGGCGGCCCTCACGCCGCCAGCCCTCTCTTTGCACGACATGTACCGCGAGCTCTACGACTTCTTCGGCGACAGCCTGGCTGCCCGCTTCGGCacggggctgcggccccccgCCCCACTGCCAccgccccccggcacccccgaGAAGGAGCCGCTGGCGTTTGGGGGCGAGGGGGCGGCCCGAAAGATGCCGCAGCTGACGgccagcgccgccgccagcccgcCTGAGGAGGAGAGCCCCCGGCCGGCGCTGCACCGCTCCACCAGCCTGCCCCGTGCCCGCGGCGCGGCACGGCAGCCCGGCCACCGGCCAGGGGCCCGCGACGTCTTCCAGAAATGCCGTTTCGCCCCCCGCGGTGCCCCCCGCTTCAGCTTCGTCATTGCGGGGCGCCAGGCGGGTCGGCGCTGCCGGGGCCGCCTCTTCCAGACCAGcttcccccagcaccacgggcCGGGCCACGTCTCCCGCTACGCCCAGAAGCTGCCCATGATCGGCCGCACCGCCCGGCCAGCGCGGCGCTGGGCTCGCGCCGAGTactccctccatctcctcctctga
- the LOC136789201 gene encoding transmembrane protein 179B-like isoform X7, whose amino-acid sequence MAVSVPWLLGLALHGAVFLCGIVCASALTVAQGEFGGQCLLYGAVSWNGTALVPRSFSRVSLCYFVSAVSVVVALCCFAVLLYSCCADEPHRSRACRTFTLVVATVILLFLLVSACILRAGMDVLCASIVHTKQLASCQEAEHKPWVSYSPSRFYSNLYSAQVSRFSRPYGFAERGVEFISHVRTWSRFRLSSRERGRPGPAAWPGLRANGLELSWTCPGAAVQAPHPRISKAVSCSRTWPPLSL is encoded by the exons ATGGCGGTGTCTGTCCcgtggctgctggggctggccctcCATGGGGCCGTGTTCCTCTGCGGCATCGTCTGCGCTTCGGCTCTCACCGTGGCGCAg GGAGAGTTCGGGGGCCAGTGCCTACTCTACGGCGCCGTGAGCTGGAACGGGACTGCGCTGGTGCCCAGGTCCTTCAGCCGCGTCTCCCTCTGCTACTTCGTCTCGGCTGTCTCCGTCGTGGTAGCCCTGTGCTGCTTCGCGGTGCTCCTCTACAGCTGCTGCGCAGATGAGCCTCATCG GAGCCGTGCGTGCCGCACCTTCACCCTGGTCGTGGCTACtgtcatcctcctcttcctcctcgtctcAGCCTGCATCCTCCGCGCAGGAATGGACGTTCTCTGTGCCTCCATCGTGCACACCAAGCAGCTGGCCAG CTGTCAGGAGGCTGAGCACAAGCCATGGGTGTCCTACAGCCCAAGCCGCTTCTACAGCAACCTCTACAGTGCGCAGGTGAGCAG gttcAGCCGTCCATATGGCTTTGCTGAAAGAG gtgtgGAATTCATCAGCCATGTGCGCACGTGGTCCCGTTTCAG GCTGAGCTCTCGGGAGCGGGGACGCCCCGGCCCAG CCGCCTGGCCCGGACTGAGGGCCAATG GATTGGAGCTGAGCTGGacctgccctggtgctgctgtgcag GCCCCCCACCCGAGGATCTCCAAGGCTGTGTCCTG CTCCAGGACATGGCCACCCCTCAGCCTGTGA
- the LOC136789201 gene encoding transmembrane protein 179B-like isoform X1 translates to MAVSVPWLLGLALHGAVFLCGIVCASALTVAQGEFGGQCLLYGAVSWNGTALVPRSFSRVSLCYFVSAVSVVVALCCFAVLLYSCCADEPHRSRACRTFTLVVATVILLFLLVSACILRAGMDVLCASIVHTKQLASCQEAEHKPWVSYSPSRFYSNLYSAQVSRFSRPYGFAERGVEFISHVRTWSRFSSTSRASRSGISSCRLSSRERGRPGPAAWPGLRANGLELSWTCPGAAVQGDSRGLRSPQMRCGGSSGVEAPHPRISKAVSCSRTWPPLSL, encoded by the exons ATGGCGGTGTCTGTCCcgtggctgctggggctggccctcCATGGGGCCGTGTTCCTCTGCGGCATCGTCTGCGCTTCGGCTCTCACCGTGGCGCAg GGAGAGTTCGGGGGCCAGTGCCTACTCTACGGCGCCGTGAGCTGGAACGGGACTGCGCTGGTGCCCAGGTCCTTCAGCCGCGTCTCCCTCTGCTACTTCGTCTCGGCTGTCTCCGTCGTGGTAGCCCTGTGCTGCTTCGCGGTGCTCCTCTACAGCTGCTGCGCAGATGAGCCTCATCG GAGCCGTGCGTGCCGCACCTTCACCCTGGTCGTGGCTACtgtcatcctcctcttcctcctcgtctcAGCCTGCATCCTCCGCGCAGGAATGGACGTTCTCTGTGCCTCCATCGTGCACACCAAGCAGCTGGCCAG CTGTCAGGAGGCTGAGCACAAGCCATGGGTGTCCTACAGCCCAAGCCGCTTCTACAGCAACCTCTACAGTGCGCAGGTGAGCAG gttcAGCCGTCCATATGGCTTTGCTGAAAGAG gtgtgGAATTCATCAGCCATGTGCGCACGTGGTCCCGTTTCAG CAGCACCTCTCGTGCCTCCAGAAGCGGGATCTCCTCCTGCAG GCTGAGCTCTCGGGAGCGGGGACGCCCCGGCCCAG CCGCCTGGCCCGGACTGAGGGCCAATG GATTGGAGCTGAGCTGGacctgccctggtgctgctgtgcag GGTGACAGCAGGGGGCTGAGGAGCCCCCAGATGCGGTGCGGGGGGAGCTCGGGGGTTGAG GCCCCCCACCCGAGGATCTCCAAGGCTGTGTCCTG CTCCAGGACATGGCCACCCCTCAGCCTGTGA